In one Dermatophagoides farinae isolate YC_2012a chromosome 4, ASM2471394v1, whole genome shotgun sequence genomic region, the following are encoded:
- the LOC124489845 gene encoding LOW QUALITY PROTEIN: multidrug resistance-associated protein 1 (The sequence of the model RefSeq protein was modified relative to this genomic sequence to represent the inferred CDS: inserted 1 base in 1 codon), which translates to MEDRYFCGNDDGSSVTTTTILDLNQLWNSTVPEFSKCSLKTLPFWIPSFFLWIFAPVEVYFLLKKRFASSNRYYSGNRQPITIPYNFYNVSRLFCVILLIIANVAQLFHDLCYYNPFLDLINKQIEIDTDVKLATSADISASLLNIITFSFFACFTQLHRRHGKHTSGVAWIFMIISILSFLPIIYTFILFGFSNENVYLQIGLVNQNNRTILSAIFLIHTIMLIIIFLQTCFADQKPTTLLLQTQTSINDDDYTLNNSVNSMQRSKILNNVDSFEMNSPYEPNGTIIEETISSSASCDQSLLGTAKKSHQPIECPQLRSSFLSQITFWWFNTMAITGFRRSLTMDDLWQLRPKDQTNNVAPKFDRHWRSQSHQSQTQLMKKQYQQQQQQQQQQQQSSSSIPDTPIVVTATATDVIKPKTANIVWAICKTFGWLFISGAMFKLGHDLLQFVAPQLLKLFIAFVKKPSTEEPIWHGYFIAVLFFLTATVQSFMLNYYFYIMFLIGMRLRTSLISAIYRKALTLSNASRKQTTTGEIVNLMSVDAQRFVDVLPFLNLIWSSPLQIALTVYFLWMELGPSVLAGLGVMVLMIPINGFISSYQRRLQMKQMKKKDERVKVINELLNGIRVIKLYAWEVPFIRKVSTIRNSEIDYLKKIGYLHSVTSFLWTCAPFMVSFVTFTIYVLSSKDNILDPQKAFVSLSLFNLLRFPLSMLPMLISMLVSCSVSITRLNRFLHAPQLENYVKRNEELMDNLDIRIENGTFCWENEKTDDNDDEKKNKKKKNKSNDDEDDDEQTKTNGDANQEPLLSMNDENIPKQTTLTLKSINMEIQKGSLVAIVGNVGSGKSSLISAILGEMNCINGRVQINHNSSVAYVTQQAWIQNATLRDNILFGKPFVESRYNSIVDMCALKPDISILPGGDQTEIGEKGINLSGGQKQRVAIARACYAHSDIILMDDPLSAVDSHVAKHIFARVISNRTGYLKNRTRILVTNNISLLPDFDQIIVLNHGAISEIGTYSQLMASSGKFSEFVREFASNEKQESADSDSTAGELHRTSSLSKDEPITPAKKSDNNKLIESERTETGEVKLSVYITYFRSLTCLWVTIILVGFIGMQAASVFSNVWLAIWSNDQISANITDAEIQLRNRRLTVYGGFGFIQASCVLIGAIAFANGVVQSSRTLHRLLMERIMRSPIQFFDTTPLGRIVNRFSKDIDTIDSTIPHTMRGWLSCFLQVLSTFILIIIEINIFLLVAIPLFLFYYLIQKFYVATSRQLKRLESVTRSPIYSHFGETLSGVSTIRAYGCSKRFIQESNERVDTNQRCYFPSFIANRWLAVRLEFCGNMITFFAAAFSVLSRDTFQSQPGXAGLIMTYAMSITQTLNWLIRMTSEMETNVVSVERIDEYCQIPTEREWTRQSNVGPAIPAKWPEDGEINFDEFCIRYRDGLKLVLNNITIKVESGEKIGIVGRTGAGKSTLTLALFRLLECSSGKIVIDNIDISLIGLHELRSKLSIIPQDPVLFSGTIRSNLDPFNIQSDEQLWRALEHSHLKQYVSGLESGLDYTVAENGENLSVGQRQLICLARALLRKTKILILDEATAAIDLETDSLIQQTIRKEFADCTILTIAHRLNTIIDSNRVLVLDKGRVVEYDSPQKLLANRQSRFYALAKDARLV; encoded by the exons ATGGAAGATCGATATTTTtgtggcaatgatgatggatcatcagtaacaacaacaacaatattg GATTTAAATCAACTATGGAATTCTACTGTGccagaattttcaaaatgttcattAAAAACATTACCATTTTGGAtaccatcattttttctttggataTTTGCACCGGTTGAAGtttattttctattgaaAAAACGTTTTGCATCAAGTAATCGTTATTATAGTGGCAATAGACAACCAATTACAATACCATACAATTTTTATAATGTATCAAGATTATTCTGTGTGATTCTATTGATCATTGCTAATGTTGCACAGCTATTTCATGATCTCTGTTATTATAATCCATTTTTGGATctaatcaacaaacaaatcgaaaTTGATACAGATGTAAAACTAGCTACATCTGCTGATATTTCAGcttcattattgaatatcATCACCTTT AGTTTCTTTGCCTGTTTTACACAGCTTCATCGCCGTCATGGAAAACATACTAGTGGTGTTGCATGGATATTCATGATTATATCGATTCTATCATTTTTACCAATAATTtatacattcattttatttggtttTAGCAATGAAAATGTCTACCTCCAAATTGGCCTagtcaatcaaaataatcgaaCCATATTGTCGGCTATATTTCTAATACATACAATCATGTTGATCATAATATTTCTACAGACTTGTTTTGCTGAtcaaaaaccaacaacattGCTTTTgcaaacacaaacatcaatcaatgatgatgattatacaTTGAATAATAGTGTAAATAGTATGCAACgatcaaaaatattgaataatgttgattcatttgaaatgaattcacCATATGAACCGAATGGTACGATTATTGAggaaacaatttcatcatcggcAAGTTGTGATCAAAGTTTACTTGGAACCGCAAAAAAATCCCATCAACCAATTGAATGTCCACAAttacgatcatcatttttatcgcAGATAACATTCTGGTGGTTCAATACGATGGCCATCACTGGTTTTCGTCGTTCATTAACAATGGATGATCTTTGGCAATTGCGTCCAAAagatcaaacaaataatgtaGCACCAAAATTTGATCGTCATTGGCGATCACAATCCCATCAATCACAGACAcagttgatgaaaaaacaatatcaacagcagcagcagcagcaacagcaacaacaacaatcatcatcatcaatacctGATACACCGATAGTTGTGACAGCTACAGCCACCGATGttataaaaccaaaaactGCCAATATTGTATGGGCGATTTGTAAAACATTTGGTTGGTTATTCATATCTGGTGCCATGTTCAAATTGGGTCATGATCTATTGCAATTTGTTGCACcacaattattgaaattattcattgCATTCGTTAAGAAACCATCCACTGAAGAACCTATATGGCATGGTTATTTTATAGCTGTCTTATTTTTTCTTACAGCTACCGTACAATCATTTatgttaaattattatttctacATTATGTTTTTAATTGGTATGCGATTACGAACATCATTAATATCAGCTATCTATCGTAAAGCATTAACATTAAGTAATGCATCACGTAAACAAACTACTACCGGTGAAATAGTTAATCTAATGTCAGTGGATGCCCAAcgatttgttgatgttttacCATTTTTAAATCTTATCTGGTCATCACCATTACAAATTGCATTGACTGTTTATTTCTTATGGATGGAATTAGGACCATCAGTATTGGCCGGTCTTGGTGTTATGGTACTAATGATACCGATTAATGGATTCATATCTAGCTATCAACGACGtttacaaatgaaacaaatgaaaaagaaagatgAACGTGTTAAAGTTATTAATGAATTACTAAATGGTATTCGTGTTATCAAATTATATGCATGGGAAGTGCCTTTCATTCGTAAAGTCAGTACAATTCGTAATAGTGAAATTGATTATCTAAAAAAGATTGGTTATCTACATTCTGTTACATCATTTTTATGGACTTGTGCACCATTCATGGTATCATTTGTTACATTCACTATCTATGTATTGAGTTCCAAAGATAATATTCTTGATCCACAAAAAGCTTttgtatcattatcattatttaatcTGTTACGATTTCCATTATCAATGTTACCGATGTTAATATCAATGTTGGTCTCGTGTTCAGTATCGATAACACGTTTAAATCGTTTTCTTCATGCACCACAATTGGAAAATTATGTTAAACGTAATGAAGAACTAATGGATAATCTAGATATACGTATTGAAAATGGAACGTTCTGTtgggaaaatgaaaaaaccgatgataatgatgatgaaaaaaagaacaagaaaaagaaaaataaatccaatgatgatgaagatgatgatgaacaaaccaaaacaaatggTGATGCAAATCAAGAACCATTGttgtcaatgaatgatgaaaatatcccgaaacaaacaacattaaccttaaaatcaataaatatggAAATACAAAAAGGTTCATTAGTAGCTATTGTTGGTAATGTTGGATCGGGTAAAAGTTCATTGATTTCGGCAATTCTTGGTGAAATGAATTGTATCAATGGCCGTGTTCAGATTAATCATAATTCATCAGTTGCCTATGTTACACAACAAGCATGGATCCAGAATGCAACACTAAGAGATAATATATTGTTTGGTAAACCATTTGTTGAAAGCCGTTATAATTCCATTGTAGATATGTGTGCTTTGAAACCAGATATCAGTATATTACCCGGTGGTGACCAGACTGAAATTGGTGAAAAAGGAATAAATTTATCCGGTGGTCAAAAACAACGTGTTGCAATAGCTCGAGCTTGTTATGCACATTCTGATATAATTTTAATGGATGATCCATTATCAGCTGTTGATTCACATGTTGCAAAACATATATTCGCCCGTGTTATATCGAATCGTACTGGTTATCTAAAAAATCGTACCCGCATCCTGGTGACAAATAATATTTCATTACTACCTGATTTTGATCAGATTATTGTGTTGAATCATGGTGCAATCAGCGAAATAGGTACCTATTCACAATTGATGGCAAGTTCTGGAAAATTTTCCGAATTTGTACGTGAATTCgcatcgaatgaaaaacaagaaagTGCCGATTCTGATTCTACCGCAGGAGAATTACATCGTACATCAAGTTTAAGTAAAGATGAACCGATTACACCGGCTAAAAAATCTGACAATAATAAACTTATTGAATCGGAAAGAACCGAAACAGGAGAAGTGAAATTATCCGTTTATATCACTTACTTTCGTTCATTAACATGTTTATGGGTAACGATAATATTAGTTGGTTTTATCGGTATGCAAGCGGCATCAGTATTTTCAAATGTATGGCTAGCTATATGGTCAAATGATCAGATATCGGCAAATATTACCGATGCAGAAATTCAATTACGAAATCGTCGTCTTACCGTTTATGGTGGTTTTGGATTCATACAAGCATCATGTGTATTGATTGGTGCCATAGCTTTCGCAAATGGTGTTGTACAAAGTTCACGAACCTTGCATCGATTATTAATGGAACGTATAATGCGTTCACCGATACAATTTTTCGATACAACACCATTAGGACGTATTGTGAATCGTTTTAGTAAAGATATTGATACCATTGATTCAACCATACCACATACAATGag AGGATGGCTTAGTTGCTTTCTTCAAGTGTTATCTACatttatattgatcatcattgaaatcaatatatttctATTGGTTGCTATTCCATTATTTCTATTCTATTATCTTATTCAA AAATTTTACGTGGCTACATCAAGACAATTAAAACGTTTGGAATCTGTAACACGTTCACCaatttattcacattttgGTGAAACACTTTCAGGTGTTTCAACGATTCGTGCATATGGTTGTTCGAAACGATTCATacaagaatcaaatgaacGTGTCGATACGAATCAACGTTGttattttccatcattcattGCTAATCGATGGTTAGCTGTACGTTTAGAATTTTGTGGTAATATGATTACATTTTTTGCCGCTGCATTTTCCGTCCTTTCTCGTGATACCTTTCAATCTCAACCTG TTGCAGGTCTAATCATGACCTATGCAATGAGTATtacacaaacattgaattggTTAATTCGTATGACATCGgaaatggaaacaaatgTTGTATCGGTGGAAAGAATCGATGAATATTGTCAGATACCAACGGAACGTGAATGGACACGACAATCGAATGTTGGTCCAGCAATACCAGCAAAATGGCCCGAAGATggtgaaattaattttgatgaattttgtatACGATATCGTGATGGTCTTAAATTGGTACTGAATAATATCACTATCAAAGTGGAAAGTGGTGAAAAG ATTGGAATCGTTGGACGTACCGGTGCTGGTAAATCAACATTAACATTGGCTTTGTTTCGATTACTTGAATGTTCAAGTGGCAAGATTGTCATCGATAATATCGATATCAGTCTTATTGGTTTACATGAACTTCGTTCAAAACTTTCAATTATTCCACAGGATCCT gTTTTATTCTCTGGAACAATACGATCAAATCTAGATCCATTCAATATACAAAGTGATGAACAACTATGGCGTGCATTAGAACATTCACATCTGAAACAATATGTTTCAGGTTTAGAATCTGGATTAGATTATACGGTTGctgaaaatggtgaaaatttaTCTGTAGGACAAAGGCAACTAATTTGTTTGGCACGAGCATTATTACGTAAAACAAAGATATTGATATTGGATGAAGCAACAGCTGCTATCGATTTGGAAACCGATTCCCTTATACAGCAAACAATTCGTAAAGAATTTGCTGATTGTACTATATTAACAATCGCACATCGTTTAAATACAATTATCGATTCAAATCGTGTATTAGTATTGGATAAAGGTCGTGTTGTTGAATATGATTCACCGCAAAAATTATTGGCTAATCGACAATCACGTTTCTATGCATTGGCCAAAGATGCCCGGTTGGTTTGa